A genomic stretch from Pomacea canaliculata isolate SZHN2017 linkage group LG2, ASM307304v1, whole genome shotgun sequence includes:
- the LOC112556093 gene encoding TBC1 domain family member 5-like isoform X9, producing the protein MASMFGRLKGGQQQGSRSTNPSNSKDDILSIMDQFGEHSANTNNKEDNNNTKRRDSHERENVDPNELHWDMADDCSSSMGTAHPHSYSMEWDRLFTRPQYLKWIRHQAILGELRPCRFRSICWRLFLEVLPEDMDMWSEKARQDRVKYDALKNMLITNPRGDVDSVNVAVNNPLSQDEESPWNRFFQDNELRLTIKQDVIRTFPELAFFREQNMQDALINVLFYYCRLHQTLSYKQGMHELLAPIIFVLHSDHQAFLHASESETVLTHIIHNFSLVQPIYRPIIKDMLDPQYLEHDAYFMFCQVMTTVEPWYLSKDVPSAPKKHEVFTSQPFARPQDLIPSSVIVTKLTRIQDYLLKKADLELHAHLEQLEIAPQIYGIRWLRLLFGREFPMQDLLMLWDAIFADSIGFDLVDYIFAAMMLYIRELLLASDYAGCLSALMKYPQVSDAHYFIDKALWLREPTQYPRPQNYYHQVVHKNQVVSSRMKQTHHSQRQHGMGGFSSFSRRFSRPKTLSVSAFQKNLPKSSSEPMNLQTDISPGIVALKSVLAHNGVTPPQGKRGSTASLSQVEDSMFHQHHGHSSASLGHVDVANLRSAQSSPAAYSPVGFSPDAMSEQSCGSPTKYSTLPMRGKSKVRKMSKQEQETHQQLATLQGQLNDKAAMCRYCASKLDIHIGRLQEALSRQNLSTDDDIMVALAGIKLVRDILSGTLRFSRNIDDDEISISDNYYDQVATPDSDFNMPGAASASKGTGSSQAKDRRRHMFYMSSGETSSAAESPESLNGTLGSGFPPHLACSVGHSMAVAAEG; encoded by the exons ATGGCAAGTATGTTTGGGAGGCTAAAGGGGGGACAGCAACAGGGCAGCAGATCGACCAACCCCAGCAATAGCAAGGATGACATTCTGAGCATAATGGATCAGTTTGGGGAACATTCggcaaacacaaataataaag AggacaataataacacaaaacGTCGTGACAGTCATGAGCGGGAGAATGTTGACCCAAATGAGCTGCACTGGGATATGGCAGATGACTGTTCCTCCAGCATGGGTACTGCACACCCTCATTCTTACAG CATGGAATGGGATCGTCTCTTCACTAGACCTCAGTATCTTAAATGGATCAGACACCAAGCTATTTTGGGTGAACTTCGGCCATGCCGCTTTCGCAGCATTTGTTGGCGA CTGTTCTTGGAAGTTCTGCCAGAAGACATGGACATGTGGTCAGAGAAAGCTAGGCAAGACCGGGTCAAGTATGATGCTCTTAAAAACATG CTGATCACTAATCCCCGTGGAGATGTTGATTCAGTGAATGTAGCAGTCAACAACCCATTGTCTCAAGATGAAGAG AGTCCATGGAACAGATTCTTCCAAGACAATGAACTACGACTAACAATCAAGCAGGATGTCATTCGCAC TTTCCCGGAATTAGCCTTCTTCAGGGAGCAAAACATGCAAGATGCTTTGATAAACGTTCTTTTCTATTACTGTCGATTACACCAGACCCTTTCATATAAGCAG GGCATGCATGAACTGTTGGCACCAATCATTTTTGTTCTCCACTCAGACCATCAGGCCTTTCTTCATGCATCGGAGTCCGAGACAGTTCT GACACACATTATTCACAA TTTCAGTTTGGTTCAGCCTATATACAG GCCTATTATCAAAGACATGTTGGATCCACAATACTTGGAACATGATGCTTA TTTCATGTTCTGTCAAGTTATGACAACTGTTGAGCCCTGGTACCTGTCTAAAGATGTACCCAGTGCACCCAAG AAACATGAAGTTTTCACGTCTCAGCCGTTTGCCAGGCCTCAGGATCTGATACCATCAAGTGTCATTGTCACTAAGCTGACACGCATCCAGGACTACCTCTTGAAAAAGGCTGATTTAGAGCTTCATGCACACTTAGAACAGCTTGAAATTGCTCCACAGATCTACGGAAT ACGGTGGCTGAGACTTTTGTTCGGGCGAGAGTTTCCTATGCAGGACCTTCTTATGTTGTGGGATGCCATCTTCGCTGATTCCATAGGCTTTGACCTTGTGGATTACATCTTTGCAGCCATGATGCTGTATATAAGAGAACTTT TGCTGGCCAGTGACTATGCAGGCTGCCTTAGTGCCCTGATGAAGTATCCTCAGGTGTCTGATGCCCATTACTTCATTGACAAGGCACTGTGGCTGCGAGAACCTACT caATATCCACGGCCTCAAAACTATTACCATCAGGTTGTTCACAAAAACCAGGTTGTCTCATCTCGCATGAAACAGA CCCATCACTCTCAGCGACAACATGGGATGGGAGGCTTCTCCTCCTTTTCACGTAGATTCAGCCGCCCCAAAACTCTCTCCGTCTCTGCTTTCCAAAAAAATCTACCCAAATCTTCCAGTGAACCAATGAACTTGCAGACTGACATTTCACCAG GCATAGTGGCTTTGAAATCTGTTCTTGCTCACAATGGAG tGACACCCCCTCAGGGCAAGCGAGGATCCACAGCTAGCCTTTCCCAGGTGGAAGACAGCATGTTCCATCAGCATCATGGACACTCTTCTGCCTCCCTGGGCCACGTGGATGTTGCAAACCTGCGCTCCGCACAGTCAAGTCCTGCTGCCTACAGTCCTGTTGGATTCAGCCCTGATGCCATGTCAGAGCAGAGTTGTGGTAGCCCGACAAAGTACTCCACTCTGCCAATGCGGGGCAAATCTAAAGTCAGAAAGATGTCGAAGCAG GAACAGGAAACACACCAGCAACTGGCCACATTGCAAGGTCAGCTGAATGACAAAGCTGCCATGTGTCGCTATTGTGCCAGCAAACTGGACATCCACATAG GGCGACTTCAAGAAGCGCTGTCACGACAAAATTTGAGTACAGACGATGATATCATGGTGGCCTTGGCTGGCATAAAGCTT GTTCGTGATATTCTTAGTGGAACTCTTCGATTTTCACGgaacattgatgatgatgaaatcagCATTAGTGATAACTACTATGACCAAGTTGCCACTCCAGATTCCGACTTCAATATGCCAGGTGCAGCATCAGCATCAAA GGGTACAGGCAGTTCTCAAGCTAAAGACCGACGGCGACATATGTTTTATATGAGCAGTGGAGAAACTTCGTCAGCTGCTGAATCACCTGAGTCTCTTAATGGAACTCTTGGCTCGGGATTTCCACCTCACTTGGCCTGCTCTGTAG gGCATTCCATGGCAGTAGCTGCAGAGGGCTAG
- the LOC112556093 gene encoding TBC1 domain family member 5-like isoform X7, protein MASMFGRLKGGQQQGSRSTNPSNSKDDILSIMDQFGEHSANTNNKEDNNNTKRRDSHERENVDPNELHWDMADDCSSSMGTAHPHSYSMEWDRLFTRPQYLKWIRHQAILGELRPCRFRSICWRLFLEVLPEDMDMWSEKARQDRVKYDALKNMLITNPRGDVDSVNVAVNNPLSQDEESPWNRFFQDNELRLTIKQDVIRTFPELAFFREQNMQDALINVLFYYCRLHQTLSYKQGMHELLAPIIFVLHSDHQAFLHASESETVLPIIKDMLDPQYLEHDAYFMFCQVMTTVEPWYLSKDVPSAPKKHEVFTSQPFARPQDLIPSSVIVTKLTRIQDYLLKKADLELHAHLEQLEIAPQIYGIRWLRLLFGREFPMQDLLMLWDAIFADSIGFDLVDYIFAAMMLYIRELLLASDYAGCLSALMKYPQVSDAHYFIDKALWLREPTQYPRPQNYYHQVVHKNQVVSSRMKQTHHSQRQHGMGGFSSFSRRFSRPKTLSVSAFQKNLPKSSSEPMNLQTDISPGIVALKSVLAHNGVTPPQGKRGSTASLSQVEDSMFHQHHGHSSASLGHVDVANLRSAQSSPAAYSPVGFSPDAMSEQSCGSPTKYSTLPMRGKSKVRKMSKQEQETHQQLATLQGQLNDKAAMCRYCASKLDIHIGRLQEALSRQNLSTDDDIMVALAGIKLVRDILSGTLRFSRNIDDDEISISDNYYDQVATPDSDFNMPGAASASKGTGSSQAKDRRRHMFYMSSGETSSAAESPESLNGTLGSGFPPHLACSVGGEYELGDYFKSKTFSSSAKGGNCTEVLEGRESATETSSQSSTNTTGASVLADNVEESPNPLYRLDWAEDRA, encoded by the exons ATGGCAAGTATGTTTGGGAGGCTAAAGGGGGGACAGCAACAGGGCAGCAGATCGACCAACCCCAGCAATAGCAAGGATGACATTCTGAGCATAATGGATCAGTTTGGGGAACATTCggcaaacacaaataataaag AggacaataataacacaaaacGTCGTGACAGTCATGAGCGGGAGAATGTTGACCCAAATGAGCTGCACTGGGATATGGCAGATGACTGTTCCTCCAGCATGGGTACTGCACACCCTCATTCTTACAG CATGGAATGGGATCGTCTCTTCACTAGACCTCAGTATCTTAAATGGATCAGACACCAAGCTATTTTGGGTGAACTTCGGCCATGCCGCTTTCGCAGCATTTGTTGGCGA CTGTTCTTGGAAGTTCTGCCAGAAGACATGGACATGTGGTCAGAGAAAGCTAGGCAAGACCGGGTCAAGTATGATGCTCTTAAAAACATG CTGATCACTAATCCCCGTGGAGATGTTGATTCAGTGAATGTAGCAGTCAACAACCCATTGTCTCAAGATGAAGAG AGTCCATGGAACAGATTCTTCCAAGACAATGAACTACGACTAACAATCAAGCAGGATGTCATTCGCAC TTTCCCGGAATTAGCCTTCTTCAGGGAGCAAAACATGCAAGATGCTTTGATAAACGTTCTTTTCTATTACTGTCGATTACACCAGACCCTTTCATATAAGCAG GGCATGCATGAACTGTTGGCACCAATCATTTTTGTTCTCCACTCAGACCATCAGGCCTTTCTTCATGCATCGGAGTCCGAGACAGTTCT GCCTATTATCAAAGACATGTTGGATCCACAATACTTGGAACATGATGCTTA TTTCATGTTCTGTCAAGTTATGACAACTGTTGAGCCCTGGTACCTGTCTAAAGATGTACCCAGTGCACCCAAG AAACATGAAGTTTTCACGTCTCAGCCGTTTGCCAGGCCTCAGGATCTGATACCATCAAGTGTCATTGTCACTAAGCTGACACGCATCCAGGACTACCTCTTGAAAAAGGCTGATTTAGAGCTTCATGCACACTTAGAACAGCTTGAAATTGCTCCACAGATCTACGGAAT ACGGTGGCTGAGACTTTTGTTCGGGCGAGAGTTTCCTATGCAGGACCTTCTTATGTTGTGGGATGCCATCTTCGCTGATTCCATAGGCTTTGACCTTGTGGATTACATCTTTGCAGCCATGATGCTGTATATAAGAGAACTTT TGCTGGCCAGTGACTATGCAGGCTGCCTTAGTGCCCTGATGAAGTATCCTCAGGTGTCTGATGCCCATTACTTCATTGACAAGGCACTGTGGCTGCGAGAACCTACT caATATCCACGGCCTCAAAACTATTACCATCAGGTTGTTCACAAAAACCAGGTTGTCTCATCTCGCATGAAACAGA CCCATCACTCTCAGCGACAACATGGGATGGGAGGCTTCTCCTCCTTTTCACGTAGATTCAGCCGCCCCAAAACTCTCTCCGTCTCTGCTTTCCAAAAAAATCTACCCAAATCTTCCAGTGAACCAATGAACTTGCAGACTGACATTTCACCAG GCATAGTGGCTTTGAAATCTGTTCTTGCTCACAATGGAG tGACACCCCCTCAGGGCAAGCGAGGATCCACAGCTAGCCTTTCCCAGGTGGAAGACAGCATGTTCCATCAGCATCATGGACACTCTTCTGCCTCCCTGGGCCACGTGGATGTTGCAAACCTGCGCTCCGCACAGTCAAGTCCTGCTGCCTACAGTCCTGTTGGATTCAGCCCTGATGCCATGTCAGAGCAGAGTTGTGGTAGCCCGACAAAGTACTCCACTCTGCCAATGCGGGGCAAATCTAAAGTCAGAAAGATGTCGAAGCAG GAACAGGAAACACACCAGCAACTGGCCACATTGCAAGGTCAGCTGAATGACAAAGCTGCCATGTGTCGCTATTGTGCCAGCAAACTGGACATCCACATAG GGCGACTTCAAGAAGCGCTGTCACGACAAAATTTGAGTACAGACGATGATATCATGGTGGCCTTGGCTGGCATAAAGCTT GTTCGTGATATTCTTAGTGGAACTCTTCGATTTTCACGgaacattgatgatgatgaaatcagCATTAGTGATAACTACTATGACCAAGTTGCCACTCCAGATTCCGACTTCAATATGCCAGGTGCAGCATCAGCATCAAA GGGTACAGGCAGTTCTCAAGCTAAAGACCGACGGCGACATATGTTTTATATGAGCAGTGGAGAAACTTCGTCAGCTGCTGAATCACCTGAGTCTCTTAATGGAACTCTTGGCTCGGGATTTCCACCTCACTTGGCCTGCTCTGTAGGTGGGGAATACGAACTTGGCGATTACTTTAAATCCAAGACATTCAGCAGCAGTGCTAAGGGAGGGAACTGCACGGAAGTGTTAGAGGGGAGAGAATCGGCAACAGAGACCTCCAGCCAGTCAAGTACTAATACTACAGGTGCAAGTGTGCTTGCGGACAATGTAGAGGAATCACCGAATCCACTGTATCGCCTTGATTGGGCTGAAGATCGAGCATAG
- the LOC112556093 gene encoding TBC1 domain family member 5-like isoform X3, translated as MASMFGRLKGGQQQGSRSTNPSNSKDDILSIMDQFGEHSANTNNKEDNNNTKRRDSHERENVDPNELHWDMADDCSSSMGTAHPHSYSMEWDRLFTRPQYLKWIRHQAILGELRPCRFRSICWRLFLEVLPEDMDMWSEKARQDRVKYDALKNMLITNPRGDVDSVNVAVNNPLSQDEESPWNRFFQDNELRLTIKQDVIRTFPELAFFREQNMQDALINVLFYYCRLHQTLSYKQGMHELLAPIIFVLHSDHQAFLHASESETVLFSLVQPIYRPIIKDMLDPQYLEHDAYFMFCQVMTTVEPWYLSKDVPSAPKKHEVFTSQPFARPQDLIPSSVIVTKLTRIQDYLLKKADLELHAHLEQLEIAPQIYGIRWLRLLFGREFPMQDLLMLWDAIFADSIGFDLVDYIFAAMMLYIRELLLASDYAGCLSALMKYPQVSDAHYFIDKALWLREPTQYPRPQNYYHQVVHKNQVVSSRMKQTHHSQRQHGMGGFSSFSRRFSRPKTLSVSAFQKNLPKSSSEPMNLQTDISPGIVALKSVLAHNGVTPPQGKRGSTASLSQVEDSMFHQHHGHSSASLGHVDVANLRSAQSSPAAYSPVGFSPDAMSEQSCGSPTKYSTLPMRGKSKVRKMSKQEQETHQQLATLQGQLNDKAAMCRYCASKLDIHIGRLQEALSRQNLSTDDDIMVALAGIKLVRDILSGTLRFSRNIDDDEISISDNYYDQVATPDSDFNMPGAASASKGTGSSQAKDRRRHMFYMSSGETSSAAESPESLNGTLGSGFPPHLACSVGGEYELGDYFKSKTFSSSAKGGNCTEVLEGRESATETSSQSSTNTTGASVLADNVEESPNPLYRLDWAEDRA; from the exons ATGGCAAGTATGTTTGGGAGGCTAAAGGGGGGACAGCAACAGGGCAGCAGATCGACCAACCCCAGCAATAGCAAGGATGACATTCTGAGCATAATGGATCAGTTTGGGGAACATTCggcaaacacaaataataaag AggacaataataacacaaaacGTCGTGACAGTCATGAGCGGGAGAATGTTGACCCAAATGAGCTGCACTGGGATATGGCAGATGACTGTTCCTCCAGCATGGGTACTGCACACCCTCATTCTTACAG CATGGAATGGGATCGTCTCTTCACTAGACCTCAGTATCTTAAATGGATCAGACACCAAGCTATTTTGGGTGAACTTCGGCCATGCCGCTTTCGCAGCATTTGTTGGCGA CTGTTCTTGGAAGTTCTGCCAGAAGACATGGACATGTGGTCAGAGAAAGCTAGGCAAGACCGGGTCAAGTATGATGCTCTTAAAAACATG CTGATCACTAATCCCCGTGGAGATGTTGATTCAGTGAATGTAGCAGTCAACAACCCATTGTCTCAAGATGAAGAG AGTCCATGGAACAGATTCTTCCAAGACAATGAACTACGACTAACAATCAAGCAGGATGTCATTCGCAC TTTCCCGGAATTAGCCTTCTTCAGGGAGCAAAACATGCAAGATGCTTTGATAAACGTTCTTTTCTATTACTGTCGATTACACCAGACCCTTTCATATAAGCAG GGCATGCATGAACTGTTGGCACCAATCATTTTTGTTCTCCACTCAGACCATCAGGCCTTTCTTCATGCATCGGAGTCCGAGACAGTTCT TTTCAGTTTGGTTCAGCCTATATACAG GCCTATTATCAAAGACATGTTGGATCCACAATACTTGGAACATGATGCTTA TTTCATGTTCTGTCAAGTTATGACAACTGTTGAGCCCTGGTACCTGTCTAAAGATGTACCCAGTGCACCCAAG AAACATGAAGTTTTCACGTCTCAGCCGTTTGCCAGGCCTCAGGATCTGATACCATCAAGTGTCATTGTCACTAAGCTGACACGCATCCAGGACTACCTCTTGAAAAAGGCTGATTTAGAGCTTCATGCACACTTAGAACAGCTTGAAATTGCTCCACAGATCTACGGAAT ACGGTGGCTGAGACTTTTGTTCGGGCGAGAGTTTCCTATGCAGGACCTTCTTATGTTGTGGGATGCCATCTTCGCTGATTCCATAGGCTTTGACCTTGTGGATTACATCTTTGCAGCCATGATGCTGTATATAAGAGAACTTT TGCTGGCCAGTGACTATGCAGGCTGCCTTAGTGCCCTGATGAAGTATCCTCAGGTGTCTGATGCCCATTACTTCATTGACAAGGCACTGTGGCTGCGAGAACCTACT caATATCCACGGCCTCAAAACTATTACCATCAGGTTGTTCACAAAAACCAGGTTGTCTCATCTCGCATGAAACAGA CCCATCACTCTCAGCGACAACATGGGATGGGAGGCTTCTCCTCCTTTTCACGTAGATTCAGCCGCCCCAAAACTCTCTCCGTCTCTGCTTTCCAAAAAAATCTACCCAAATCTTCCAGTGAACCAATGAACTTGCAGACTGACATTTCACCAG GCATAGTGGCTTTGAAATCTGTTCTTGCTCACAATGGAG tGACACCCCCTCAGGGCAAGCGAGGATCCACAGCTAGCCTTTCCCAGGTGGAAGACAGCATGTTCCATCAGCATCATGGACACTCTTCTGCCTCCCTGGGCCACGTGGATGTTGCAAACCTGCGCTCCGCACAGTCAAGTCCTGCTGCCTACAGTCCTGTTGGATTCAGCCCTGATGCCATGTCAGAGCAGAGTTGTGGTAGCCCGACAAAGTACTCCACTCTGCCAATGCGGGGCAAATCTAAAGTCAGAAAGATGTCGAAGCAG GAACAGGAAACACACCAGCAACTGGCCACATTGCAAGGTCAGCTGAATGACAAAGCTGCCATGTGTCGCTATTGTGCCAGCAAACTGGACATCCACATAG GGCGACTTCAAGAAGCGCTGTCACGACAAAATTTGAGTACAGACGATGATATCATGGTGGCCTTGGCTGGCATAAAGCTT GTTCGTGATATTCTTAGTGGAACTCTTCGATTTTCACGgaacattgatgatgatgaaatcagCATTAGTGATAACTACTATGACCAAGTTGCCACTCCAGATTCCGACTTCAATATGCCAGGTGCAGCATCAGCATCAAA GGGTACAGGCAGTTCTCAAGCTAAAGACCGACGGCGACATATGTTTTATATGAGCAGTGGAGAAACTTCGTCAGCTGCTGAATCACCTGAGTCTCTTAATGGAACTCTTGGCTCGGGATTTCCACCTCACTTGGCCTGCTCTGTAGGTGGGGAATACGAACTTGGCGATTACTTTAAATCCAAGACATTCAGCAGCAGTGCTAAGGGAGGGAACTGCACGGAAGTGTTAGAGGGGAGAGAATCGGCAACAGAGACCTCCAGCCAGTCAAGTACTAATACTACAGGTGCAAGTGTGCTTGCGGACAATGTAGAGGAATCACCGAATCCACTGTATCGCCTTGATTGGGCTGAAGATCGAGCATAG
- the LOC112556093 gene encoding TBC1 domain family member 5-like isoform X4: MASMFGRLKGGQQQGSRSTNPSNSKDDILSIMDQFGEHSANTNNKEDNNNTKRRDSHERENVDPNELHWDMADDCSSSMGTAHPHSYSMEWDRLFTRPQYLKWIRHQAILGELRPCRFRSICWRLFLEVLPEDMDMWSEKARQDRVKYDALKNMLITNPRGDVDSVNVAVNNPLSQDEESPWNRFFQDNELRLTIKQDVIRTFPELAFFREQNMQDALINVLFYYCRLHQTLSYKQGMHELLAPIIFVLHSDHQAFLHASESETVLTHIIHKPIIKDMLDPQYLEHDAYFMFCQVMTTVEPWYLSKDVPSAPKKHEVFTSQPFARPQDLIPSSVIVTKLTRIQDYLLKKADLELHAHLEQLEIAPQIYGIRWLRLLFGREFPMQDLLMLWDAIFADSIGFDLVDYIFAAMMLYIRELLLASDYAGCLSALMKYPQVSDAHYFIDKALWLREPTQYPRPQNYYHQVVHKNQVVSSRMKQTHHSQRQHGMGGFSSFSRRFSRPKTLSVSAFQKNLPKSSSEPMNLQTDISPGIVALKSVLAHNGVTPPQGKRGSTASLSQVEDSMFHQHHGHSSASLGHVDVANLRSAQSSPAAYSPVGFSPDAMSEQSCGSPTKYSTLPMRGKSKVRKMSKQEQETHQQLATLQGQLNDKAAMCRYCASKLDIHIGRLQEALSRQNLSTDDDIMVALAGIKLVRDILSGTLRFSRNIDDDEISISDNYYDQVATPDSDFNMPGAASASKGTGSSQAKDRRRHMFYMSSGETSSAAESPESLNGTLGSGFPPHLACSVGGEYELGDYFKSKTFSSSAKGGNCTEVLEGRESATETSSQSSTNTTGASVLADNVEESPNPLYRLDWAEDRA; this comes from the exons ATGGCAAGTATGTTTGGGAGGCTAAAGGGGGGACAGCAACAGGGCAGCAGATCGACCAACCCCAGCAATAGCAAGGATGACATTCTGAGCATAATGGATCAGTTTGGGGAACATTCggcaaacacaaataataaag AggacaataataacacaaaacGTCGTGACAGTCATGAGCGGGAGAATGTTGACCCAAATGAGCTGCACTGGGATATGGCAGATGACTGTTCCTCCAGCATGGGTACTGCACACCCTCATTCTTACAG CATGGAATGGGATCGTCTCTTCACTAGACCTCAGTATCTTAAATGGATCAGACACCAAGCTATTTTGGGTGAACTTCGGCCATGCCGCTTTCGCAGCATTTGTTGGCGA CTGTTCTTGGAAGTTCTGCCAGAAGACATGGACATGTGGTCAGAGAAAGCTAGGCAAGACCGGGTCAAGTATGATGCTCTTAAAAACATG CTGATCACTAATCCCCGTGGAGATGTTGATTCAGTGAATGTAGCAGTCAACAACCCATTGTCTCAAGATGAAGAG AGTCCATGGAACAGATTCTTCCAAGACAATGAACTACGACTAACAATCAAGCAGGATGTCATTCGCAC TTTCCCGGAATTAGCCTTCTTCAGGGAGCAAAACATGCAAGATGCTTTGATAAACGTTCTTTTCTATTACTGTCGATTACACCAGACCCTTTCATATAAGCAG GGCATGCATGAACTGTTGGCACCAATCATTTTTGTTCTCCACTCAGACCATCAGGCCTTTCTTCATGCATCGGAGTCCGAGACAGTTCT GACACACATTATTCACAA GCCTATTATCAAAGACATGTTGGATCCACAATACTTGGAACATGATGCTTA TTTCATGTTCTGTCAAGTTATGACAACTGTTGAGCCCTGGTACCTGTCTAAAGATGTACCCAGTGCACCCAAG AAACATGAAGTTTTCACGTCTCAGCCGTTTGCCAGGCCTCAGGATCTGATACCATCAAGTGTCATTGTCACTAAGCTGACACGCATCCAGGACTACCTCTTGAAAAAGGCTGATTTAGAGCTTCATGCACACTTAGAACAGCTTGAAATTGCTCCACAGATCTACGGAAT ACGGTGGCTGAGACTTTTGTTCGGGCGAGAGTTTCCTATGCAGGACCTTCTTATGTTGTGGGATGCCATCTTCGCTGATTCCATAGGCTTTGACCTTGTGGATTACATCTTTGCAGCCATGATGCTGTATATAAGAGAACTTT TGCTGGCCAGTGACTATGCAGGCTGCCTTAGTGCCCTGATGAAGTATCCTCAGGTGTCTGATGCCCATTACTTCATTGACAAGGCACTGTGGCTGCGAGAACCTACT caATATCCACGGCCTCAAAACTATTACCATCAGGTTGTTCACAAAAACCAGGTTGTCTCATCTCGCATGAAACAGA CCCATCACTCTCAGCGACAACATGGGATGGGAGGCTTCTCCTCCTTTTCACGTAGATTCAGCCGCCCCAAAACTCTCTCCGTCTCTGCTTTCCAAAAAAATCTACCCAAATCTTCCAGTGAACCAATGAACTTGCAGACTGACATTTCACCAG GCATAGTGGCTTTGAAATCTGTTCTTGCTCACAATGGAG tGACACCCCCTCAGGGCAAGCGAGGATCCACAGCTAGCCTTTCCCAGGTGGAAGACAGCATGTTCCATCAGCATCATGGACACTCTTCTGCCTCCCTGGGCCACGTGGATGTTGCAAACCTGCGCTCCGCACAGTCAAGTCCTGCTGCCTACAGTCCTGTTGGATTCAGCCCTGATGCCATGTCAGAGCAGAGTTGTGGTAGCCCGACAAAGTACTCCACTCTGCCAATGCGGGGCAAATCTAAAGTCAGAAAGATGTCGAAGCAG GAACAGGAAACACACCAGCAACTGGCCACATTGCAAGGTCAGCTGAATGACAAAGCTGCCATGTGTCGCTATTGTGCCAGCAAACTGGACATCCACATAG GGCGACTTCAAGAAGCGCTGTCACGACAAAATTTGAGTACAGACGATGATATCATGGTGGCCTTGGCTGGCATAAAGCTT GTTCGTGATATTCTTAGTGGAACTCTTCGATTTTCACGgaacattgatgatgatgaaatcagCATTAGTGATAACTACTATGACCAAGTTGCCACTCCAGATTCCGACTTCAATATGCCAGGTGCAGCATCAGCATCAAA GGGTACAGGCAGTTCTCAAGCTAAAGACCGACGGCGACATATGTTTTATATGAGCAGTGGAGAAACTTCGTCAGCTGCTGAATCACCTGAGTCTCTTAATGGAACTCTTGGCTCGGGATTTCCACCTCACTTGGCCTGCTCTGTAGGTGGGGAATACGAACTTGGCGATTACTTTAAATCCAAGACATTCAGCAGCAGTGCTAAGGGAGGGAACTGCACGGAAGTGTTAGAGGGGAGAGAATCGGCAACAGAGACCTCCAGCCAGTCAAGTACTAATACTACAGGTGCAAGTGTGCTTGCGGACAATGTAGAGGAATCACCGAATCCACTGTATCGCCTTGATTGGGCTGAAGATCGAGCATAG